From one Acidibrevibacterium fodinaquatile genomic stretch:
- the ribD gene encoding bifunctional diaminohydroxyphosphoribosylaminopyrimidine deaminase/5-amino-6-(5-phosphoribosylamino)uracil reductase RibD, which translates to MTRGDLADEDRDHMRAALALAARRLGETWPNPAVGCVIVGAEGRVVGRGATAPGGRPHAETAALTMAGGAAHGATVYVTLEPCCHTGQTPPCTEALIAAGVARVVVALRDPDPRVNGAGIAALRAAGITVAEGILADEAAALAAGFVSVVTRGRPLVTLKLATTLDGRIATRAGESQWITGEPARRAAHALRGRHDAVLVGVGTLLADDPRLTCRLPGYRARPLVRIVADSHLRTRMTASVMASLDLGPVWFLIHDRTDAARKRAFADLGARLFPLPGAEAGIDLAAGLRALGQAGITRLLVEGGAQLAAALLRDNLVDRLAWFHAPSVMGGDGWPAAQGFGIAQLAAMPRFSRRAVTLLGDDVLSEFERTE; encoded by the coding sequence ATGACCAGGGGTGATCTCGCCGACGAGGATCGGGATCACATGCGCGCCGCCCTCGCGCTCGCGGCGCGCCGGCTCGGCGAGACCTGGCCAAATCCCGCCGTCGGCTGTGTCATCGTCGGCGCCGAAGGCCGCGTCGTCGGCCGGGGTGCGACCGCGCCCGGCGGCCGCCCGCACGCCGAAACCGCGGCGCTCACCATGGCCGGGGGGGCGGCGCATGGGGCGACCGTTTATGTCACCCTCGAACCCTGTTGCCATACCGGCCAGACGCCCCCCTGCACCGAGGCGCTGATCGCGGCCGGCGTCGCCCGGGTGGTTGTCGCGCTTCGCGACCCTGATCCGCGCGTCAACGGCGCTGGCATCGCCGCCTTGCGCGCGGCCGGGATCACCGTCGCTGAGGGTATTCTCGCGGACGAAGCGGCCGCTCTCGCCGCCGGCTTCGTGAGCGTGGTCACGCGCGGCCGGCCGCTGGTGACGCTGAAGCTCGCGACCACCCTCGATGGCCGCATCGCGACCCGCGCCGGCGAGAGTCAGTGGATCACCGGCGAGCCCGCGCGCCGTGCCGCGCACGCGCTGCGCGGCCGTCATGATGCGGTGTTGGTCGGGGTCGGCACCCTGCTCGCCGATGATCCGCGCCTCACCTGCCGCCTACCGGGCTATCGCGCCCGTCCGTTGGTGCGGATCGTTGCCGACAGCCATCTCCGCACCCGAATGACGGCGAGCGTCATGGCGAGCCTCGATCTCGGGCCGGTCTGGTTTCTCATCCATGACCGCACCGATGCCGCGCGCAAGCGCGCCTTCGCCGATCTCGGCGCGCGGCTGTTTCCCTTGCCCGGCGCCGAGGCCGGGATCGATCTCGCGGCCGGCTTGCGGGCGCTCGGCCAGGCCGGCATCACCCGTCTCTTGGTCGAAGGCGGGGCGCAGCTTGCGGCGGCGCTGCTGCGTGACAATCTGGTCGATCGTCTCGCCTGGTTTCATGCCCCGAGCGTGATGGGCGGCGATGGCTGGCCAGCGGCGCAGGGGTTCGGCATCGCGCAGCTCGCCGCCATGCCGCGCTTTTCGCGCCGCGCCGTGACCCTGCTTGGGGACGATGTGTTGAGCGAGTTCGAGAGGACGGAATAG
- a CDS encoding YceD family protein, whose protein sequence is MIPEFHRPRAQASLAPAGETVAIAARRTERAALAQRFDLPAIRHLAARFHLLPATDGSVLAKARLVARFTQICVVTLTPFPATIAAPFMLRFVPAGRESEGDDPEAIDTVGVTAGMLDLGEAAAEQFALLLDPYPRLPGASLPADYAPRPNADPQAANGALPFATLAARLHARRGR, encoded by the coding sequence ATGATACCGGAATTCCACCGCCCACGCGCGCAGGCAAGCCTCGCCCCGGCCGGCGAGACGGTGGCGATCGCGGCCCGTCGCACCGAACGCGCCGCGCTCGCCCAGCGCTTTGATCTCCCCGCCATCCGCCATCTCGCGGCGCGCTTTCATCTCCTGCCGGCGACCGATGGTAGCGTACTCGCGAAAGCCCGCCTGGTCGCCCGTTTCACTCAGATCTGCGTCGTCACCTTGACCCCCTTCCCGGCGACGATCGCTGCTCCGTTCATGCTCCGCTTCGTCCCAGCCGGGCGTGAATCCGAGGGCGACGATCCGGAGGCGATCGATACTGTCGGCGTCACCGCCGGCATGCTCGATCTCGGCGAAGCGGCGGCGGAACAATTCGCACTTCTCCTCGACCCCTATCCACGCCTGCCGGGGGCGAGCCTGCCGGCGGACTACGCGCCCCGGCCGAATGCCGACCCGCAGGCCGCCAACGGAGCCCTTCCCTTCGCCACCCTCGCCGCGCGCCTGCACGCCCGCCGGGGCCGATAG
- a CDS encoding hydantoinase B/oxoprolinase family protein, whose translation MTQAAAPRDTSPEPPLIPGWQFWIDRGGTFTDIVARAPDGRLLTHKLLSENPARYQDAAIAGIRAMLGLAAEEPIPPGVIEAVKMGTTVATNALLERKGERTLLVVDRGFADALRIGNQARPRLFDLAITLPSLLYETVVEIDGRIAADGAEIIPLDEIGARKAFAEARARGLGACAIVRMHAWKYPDHEQRLAELAREAGFAQVSASHAVSPLLRLVPRGDTTVVDAYLSPILRRYVDQVAAALAGTRLYFMQSHGGLAEARHFQGKDAILSGPAGGIVGAARTAAAAGITSIIGFDMGGTSTDVALYNGAFERAFETEIAGVRMRAPMMAINTVAAGGGSILHFDGARLRVGPDSAGAAPGPASYRNGGPLTVTDANVCLGKIQPRHFPAIFGPSGDQPLDDGLVREKFAALAAEVSAKTGIDHTPERLAEGFIAIAVANMANAIKQISVQKGHDVTGFTLACFGGAGGQHACLVADALGMDKVFLHPFAGVLSAYGMGLADQVVMREQAVETPLVETAIPTLEAALARLAADGTEALVAQGAEREKIRVKRSVHIRIESTEAALPVAFASLEAMAADFAAAHSARFGFVPPPGRTLIAELVAIEAIAPGDAVAEESLAPRASGTPVPIDEVALFSQGAAHRAPVFERTALAAGDRLSGPALIREANATTVIEPGWQAEITARNHLLLTRASPRTTRHAAGSERADPVLLELFNNLFMNVAEQTGAVLQNTSLSVNIKERLDFSCAIFDGSGALVANAPHVPVHLGAMGESVRTVLARRGKTLKPGDVIALNNPFNGGTHLPDVTVITPVFDESGQKIRFFVGSRGHHADIGGTTPGSTPPNSTTLEEEGVVIDDFLLVEGNATGGHFREAEFRVLLAGARYPARSPDVNVADIKAQVAANARGVQELQRVIAHYGWDVVSAYMRHVMDNAEESVRRVLARIPGGRFIYQMDRGVPLAVEVRVDTAKRTAIVDFTGTGAEQTDGNFNAPPAVTRAVVLYVFRCLVGDDIPLNDGCLKPIEIVIPPGSFLSPTPGRAVVAGNTEVSQATCNALFGALGVIACSQATMNNFLFGDAKYQYYETICGGTGAGPDFDGTAAVQTHMTNTRMTDAEILELRYPVRLEEFAIRHGSGGAGRHRGGAGARRRIRFLAPMTAVIVASRREVAPFGLEGGEDGAPGRQWVERRDGRRDILRGVDRAELAPGDIFVIETPGGGGFGAPKAGEGEAIQEHTRLNNKTT comes from the coding sequence ATGACCCAAGCCGCCGCGCCCCGCGACACGTCGCCCGAGCCTCCTCTGATCCCCGGCTGGCAGTTCTGGATTGATCGTGGCGGCACCTTCACCGATATCGTCGCGCGGGCGCCGGACGGGCGCTTGCTTACTCATAAACTGCTTTCGGAAAACCCCGCCCGCTATCAGGACGCGGCGATCGCCGGGATCAGGGCGATGCTCGGCCTGGCCGCCGAGGAGCCGATTCCGCCGGGGGTGATCGAGGCGGTGAAAATGGGCACCACGGTCGCGACCAACGCCCTTCTCGAACGGAAGGGCGAGCGGACCCTGCTCGTCGTCGATCGGGGTTTTGCCGATGCCTTGCGTATCGGCAACCAGGCGCGCCCGCGCCTCTTCGATCTCGCGATCACGCTCCCCAGCCTGCTTTATGAGACGGTGGTGGAAATCGATGGCCGGATCGCGGCCGACGGCGCCGAGATCATCCCGCTCGATGAGATCGGGGCGCGAAAAGCCTTCGCCGAGGCGCGCGCGCGGGGTCTTGGCGCTTGCGCCATCGTGCGCATGCATGCCTGGAAATATCCCGACCACGAACAGCGACTCGCCGAACTTGCCCGCGAGGCCGGCTTTGCGCAGGTCTCGGCGAGTCACGCGGTGAGCCCGCTTTTGCGCCTGGTGCCGCGCGGCGATACCACCGTGGTTGATGCCTATCTCTCGCCCATTCTTCGCCGCTATGTCGATCAGGTCGCGGCGGCGCTCGCCGGCACACGGCTCTATTTCATGCAGTCTCATGGCGGGCTTGCGGAGGCGCGGCATTTCCAGGGCAAGGATGCGATCCTCTCTGGCCCTGCCGGCGGCATCGTCGGCGCCGCCCGTACCGCCGCCGCGGCAGGGATCACCAGCATCATCGGTTTCGACATGGGCGGCACCTCGACCGATGTCGCGCTTTATAACGGCGCTTTCGAGCGCGCCTTTGAGACCGAGATCGCCGGTGTGCGCATGCGTGCGCCGATGATGGCGATCAACACGGTTGCCGCCGGCGGCGGCTCGATCCTGCATTTCGACGGCGCGCGGCTTCGTGTCGGCCCGGATTCGGCGGGTGCCGCGCCTGGCCCCGCGAGCTACCGCAATGGCGGGCCGCTCACCGTGACCGATGCCAATGTCTGTCTCGGCAAAATCCAGCCACGGCATTTCCCGGCGATTTTTGGCCCGAGCGGCGATCAACCGCTCGATGACGGCCTGGTGCGGGAAAAATTCGCGGCCCTCGCCGCCGAGGTCAGCGCCAAAACCGGCATCGACCACACCCCGGAGCGCCTCGCGGAGGGCTTCATCGCCATCGCGGTCGCCAACATGGCCAATGCGATCAAGCAGATTTCGGTCCAGAAAGGCCACGATGTCACTGGCTTCACGCTCGCCTGCTTCGGCGGCGCCGGCGGCCAGCATGCCTGTCTGGTCGCCGATGCGCTCGGGATGGACAAAGTGTTCTTGCATCCCTTCGCCGGGGTGCTCTCGGCCTATGGCATGGGGCTTGCCGATCAGGTGGTGATGCGTGAGCAGGCGGTCGAAACGCCGCTCGTTGAGACGGCGATCCCGACGCTCGAGGCTGCGCTCGCGCGGCTGGCGGCAGACGGAACCGAGGCACTCGTCGCGCAAGGGGCTGAGCGCGAGAAAATCCGCGTCAAGCGCTCGGTGCATATTCGCATTGAAAGTACCGAAGCAGCGCTTCCCGTCGCCTTTGCTTCCCTAGAGGCGATGGCCGCCGATTTCGCCGCCGCCCACAGCGCCCGCTTCGGTTTCGTCCCGCCACCAGGCCGCACGCTGATCGCCGAACTGGTCGCGATCGAGGCGATCGCCCCTGGCGACGCGGTGGCCGAAGAGTCGCTCGCGCCGCGCGCCTCCGGCACGCCGGTGCCAATCGACGAAGTTGCCTTGTTCAGCCAGGGGGCCGCGCACCGCGCGCCGGTGTTCGAGCGCACGGCGCTTGCCGCCGGTGACCGTTTGTCCGGCCCGGCGCTGATCAGGGAGGCCAATGCGACGACGGTGATCGAACCCGGCTGGCAGGCGGAAATTACCGCGCGCAACCATCTCCTGCTGACGCGCGCGAGCCCACGCACGACGCGCCATGCCGCCGGCTCCGAGCGCGCCGATCCGGTACTACTCGAACTCTTCAACAACCTCTTCATGAATGTCGCCGAGCAGACGGGCGCGGTTTTGCAGAACACCTCCCTCAGCGTGAACATCAAGGAGCGCCTCGATTTTTCCTGCGCGATTTTCGATGGCAGCGGCGCTCTCGTCGCTAACGCACCGCATGTGCCCGTCCATCTCGGCGCGATGGGCGAAAGCGTCCGCACGGTACTGGCGCGGCGCGGCAAAACCCTTAAGCCGGGCGACGTCATCGCCCTCAATAACCCCTTCAACGGCGGCACGCATCTTCCCGATGTCACCGTTATCACCCCGGTTTTCGACGAGAGCGGGCAAAAGATCCGGTTCTTCGTTGGCTCGCGCGGGCATCACGCCGATATCGGTGGCACGACCCCGGGCTCGACCCCGCCCAACTCGACCACGCTCGAGGAAGAGGGCGTGGTGATCGATGATTTTCTTCTCGTCGAGGGCAATGCCACGGGCGGGCATTTCCGCGAGGCGGAGTTCCGTGTCCTCCTTGCGGGCGCGCGCTATCCGGCCCGCAGCCCCGATGTCAATGTCGCCGACATCAAGGCGCAGGTCGCCGCCAATGCCCGCGGCGTGCAGGAATTGCAGCGGGTTATCGCGCACTATGGCTGGGACGTCGTCTCCGCCTATATGCGCCATGTCATGGACAATGCCGAGGAGAGCGTGCGCCGGGTGCTGGCGCGCATCCCCGGCGGGCGTTTCATCTATCAGATGGATCGCGGCGTGCCGCTCGCGGTTGAGGTGCGCGTCGATACCGCGAAACGCACCGCGATCGTCGATTTCACCGGCACCGGGGCGGAGCAGACGGACGGGAATTTCAATGCCCCGCCAGCGGTGACCCGCGCCGTCGTGCTTTACGTTTTCCGCTGTCTGGTCGGCGATGACATTCCGCTCAACGACGGCTGCCTGAAACCGATCGAGATCGTGATCCCGCCGGGAAGTTTCCTGAGCCCGACGCCCGGCCGCGCCGTCGTCGCCGGCAATACCGAGGTCTCGCAAGCGACCTGCAACGCCCTCTTCGGCGCGCTCGGCGTGATCGCCTGCAGCCAGGCGACGATGAATAATTTCCTCTTCGGGGATGCGAAATATCAATATTACGAGACGATCTGCGGCGGCACCGGCGCCGGGCCCGATTTCGACGGCACCGCGGCGGTGCAGACCCACATGACCAATACCCGCATGACGGACGCCGAAATCCTCGAACTGCGCTATCCGGTTAGGCTCGAGGAATTCGCGATCCGCCACGGCTCGGGCGGGGCGGGGCGCCATCGCGGCGGCGCCGGCGCGCGCCGGCGCATCCGTTTCCTCGCGCCGATGACGGCGGTGATCGTCGCCTCACGCCGCGAGGTCGCTCCCTTCGGGCTCGAAGGCGGCGAAGACGGCGCGCCCGGGCGGCAATGGGTGGAGCGCCGCGATGGCAGACGCGACATCCTGCGCGGTGTCGATCGCGCCGAACTCGCGCCCGGCGATATTTTCGTGATCGAAACCCCGGGTGGCGGCGGCTTTGGCGCACCAAAAGCGGGGGAGGGGGAGGCCATTCAAGAACACACTCGCCTAAATAATAAAACTACTTGA
- the nrdR gene encoding transcriptional regulator NrdR yields the protein MRCPFCGHEDTQVKDSRPSDDGAAIRRRRFCPACSQRFTTVERVQLRELTVIKADGRRVPFERDKLARSVRIALRKRPVQEERIERIVNGIVRQLEASGENDIASQQIGEAVMETLREVDEVAYVRFASVYRDFREAKDFEAFLGSLDDQG from the coding sequence ATGCGCTGTCCGTTCTGCGGGCATGAGGATACCCAGGTCAAGGATAGCCGCCCCTCCGATGACGGGGCGGCGATCCGGCGGCGGCGTTTTTGCCCGGCCTGCAGCCAGCGTTTCACCACCGTCGAGCGGGTCCAGCTGCGCGAACTCACCGTGATCAAGGCGGATGGGAGAAGGGTGCCGTTCGAGCGCGACAAGCTCGCCCGCTCGGTGCGCATCGCCCTTAGGAAGCGCCCGGTGCAGGAGGAGCGGATCGAGCGCATCGTCAACGGCATCGTCCGTCAGTTGGAGGCGAGCGGCGAAAACGACATCGCAAGCCAGCAGATCGGCGAAGCGGTGATGGAGACGCTGCGCGAGGTCGATGAAGTCGCCTATGTGCGCTTCGCCAGCGTCTATCGTGATTTCCGTGAGGCCAAGGATTTCGAGGCCTTCCTCGGCTCGCTCGATGACCAGGGGTGA
- a CDS encoding outer membrane protein assembly factor BamE yields MLAASVRLFALLALLGVVACGPLAPQTQVRGNPVDPDQLAELVPGVSTRADAQSLLGTPTSKATFDDNTWIYIGQITKPIVASTLHVANQQVVVLTFDDKGVLRAIKTLGQKDALPVRVVDRITPSPGGNVSAWDQIVSGIGMINPFGGMMAGMGMNGAGMGSTVPGAGGMMGGGFGGMGMGGGMP; encoded by the coding sequence ATGCTCGCCGCTTCCGTTCGCCTGTTCGCGTTGCTCGCCCTGCTCGGCGTCGTCGCCTGCGGCCCCCTCGCGCCGCAGACGCAGGTGCGCGGCAACCCCGTCGACCCCGATCAGCTCGCCGAGTTGGTGCCGGGGGTGTCTACGCGCGCGGACGCGCAATCTCTGCTCGGCACCCCGACCTCGAAGGCGACCTTCGACGACAATACCTGGATTTATATCGGCCAGATAACCAAGCCGATCGTCGCGAGCACCCTTCACGTTGCTAATCAGCAGGTGGTGGTCCTGACCTTTGACGATAAAGGTGTGTTGCGGGCGATCAAGACGCTCGGCCAGAAGGACGCGTTGCCGGTCAGGGTGGTCGATCGTATCACGCCGTCGCCGGGCGGCAACGTCTCGGCCTGGGATCAGATCGTGAGCGGCATCGGCATGATCAATCCGTTCGGCGGCATGATGGCGGGCATGGGGATGAACGGGGCCGGCATGGGTAGCACCGTACCCGGCGCCGGCGGCATGATGGGTGGCGGCTTTGGCGGCATGGGGATGGGCGGCGGCATGCCGTAG
- a CDS encoding ubiquinol-cytochrome C chaperone family protein, with protein MAFWRRGRRHERAGFTLYGQAVAAARRPFFYDVLAVPDTLDGRFDLVGLHVALIIRRLRHDREPGPALAQAVFDAMFSDMDINLRELGVGDMSVGKKVRAMWEAFHGRARTYEAALDAGDADALTVALARNVWRGGAAPRAAELAAIAIASDAALARQALAGFAAGEVAFPPPETLAGNDA; from the coding sequence ATGGCTTTCTGGCGGCGCGGAAGACGGCACGAACGGGCGGGATTCACCCTCTACGGCCAGGCCGTGGCTGCCGCGCGGCGGCCATTTTTCTATGATGTCCTTGCCGTCCCCGACACGCTCGATGGCCGTTTCGATCTCGTCGGGCTCCATGTCGCGCTCATCATCCGCCGTCTCCGCCATGACCGCGAGCCCGGCCCGGCATTGGCGCAGGCGGTGTTCGACGCCATGTTTTCGGACATGGACATCAATTTGCGCGAACTCGGTGTCGGCGACATGTCGGTCGGGAAAAAGGTTCGGGCAATGTGGGAGGCGTTTCACGGCCGCGCCCGCACCTATGAGGCAGCGCTCGACGCCGGCGATGCCGATGCCTTGACCGTGGCGCTCGCGCGCAATGTCTGGCGTGGCGGCGCGGCACCGCGCGCGGCAGAGCTGGCCGCGATCGCGATCGCAAGCGATGCGGCTCTGGCGCGCCAAGCCCTCGCCGGGTTCGCTGCCGGCGAGGTCGCCTTCCCGCCCCCCGAAACCCTGGCCGGCAACGACGCATGA
- a CDS encoding winged helix DNA-binding protein produces MPESKAAPHLRHDPVVSSAHLAAGGSPALSEVEFGLTLAHHAFQRWMTRCAAAAGAPGLSPIEVLILHTVRHRDRPKRRADIALVLDIEDPHLITYALGKLTRAGLIISERAGKEVLVRATAAGEALCARYAAIRERLLVQGFADTGPGEAPLSALASLLRALSGHYNQAARAAATL; encoded by the coding sequence ATGCCCGAGAGCAAGGCTGCCCCACATCTCCGGCACGATCCCGTGGTCTCGTCCGCCCATCTCGCGGCCGGCGGCTCACCCGCGCTTTCCGAGGTCGAATTCGGCCTCACCCTCGCCCATCACGCCTTTCAGCGCTGGATGACCCGCTGCGCCGCCGCTGCCGGAGCACCCGGCCTCTCGCCGATCGAGGTGCTCATCCTGCACACCGTCCGCCACCGCGACCGGCCGAAGCGGCGAGCCGATATCGCCCTCGTCCTCGATATCGAGGATCCGCATCTCATCACCTACGCTCTCGGCAAGCTGACCCGCGCCGGCCTCATCATCAGCGAGCGCGCCGGCAAGGAGGTGTTGGTGCGAGCAACGGCGGCCGGTGAGGCGCTCTGCGCGCGCTACGCCGCGATCCGCGAGCGGCTGCTGGTTCAGGGCTTCGCCGACACCGGCCCCGGCGAGGCGCCGCTCTCGGCGCTCGCTTCCCTGCTGCGCGCTCTCTCCGGCCATTACAATCAGGCAGCCCGCGCCGCGGCAACGCTTTAG
- the glyA gene encoding serine hydroxymethyltransferase, which translates to MREHREAPNQARFFEASLDAADPELARAVAQELARQQDGIELIASENIVSRAVLEAQGSVLTNKYAEGYPGRRYYGGCAAVDIAEELAIARARALFSAEFANVQPHSGAQANQTVFLALLQPGDTILGMSLAAGGHLTHGAAPNLSGKWFRAVQYGVRREDGLLDYEELERLAHAERPKLIIAGGSAYPRVIDFARIRKVADAVGAWFMVDMAHFAGLVAAGLYPSPLPHAHVTTTTTHKTLRGPRGGMVLTNDPELAKKINSALFPGLQGGPLMHVIAAKAVAFGEALTPAFRAYQAQVLENAKILAATLVERGLAIVTGGTDSHLMLVDLRPKRVTGKAAEASLERAGITANKNAIPFDPEKPAITSGIRLGTPAAATRGFGAAEFRAVGEMIGDVLDGLGASNDGRNDAAEAAVAARVRELCRRFPIYTAFAPTLDAGR; encoded by the coding sequence ATGCGTGAGCATCGCGAGGCGCCAAACCAGGCGCGGTTTTTTGAGGCATCCCTTGACGCGGCGGATCCGGAGCTGGCGCGGGCGGTCGCGCAGGAACTCGCCCGCCAGCAGGACGGGATCGAGCTGATCGCAAGCGAAAACATCGTCTCGCGCGCGGTGCTGGAAGCGCAGGGCTCGGTGCTCACCAACAAATACGCCGAAGGTTATCCCGGGCGTCGTTATTATGGCGGCTGCGCCGCCGTCGATATCGCGGAAGAGCTGGCGATCGCGCGCGCCCGGGCGTTGTTTTCCGCCGAATTCGCCAATGTCCAGCCGCATTCCGGGGCGCAGGCCAATCAGACGGTGTTTCTCGCTTTGCTCCAGCCCGGGGATACCATCCTCGGCATGTCACTCGCCGCCGGCGGACATCTGACCCATGGCGCCGCGCCCAATCTCTCGGGCAAATGGTTCCGCGCCGTGCAGTATGGCGTCCGCCGCGAGGATGGGCTGCTCGATTACGAGGAATTGGAGCGTCTCGCGCACGCCGAGCGGCCGAAATTGATCATCGCCGGGGGCTCGGCCTATCCGCGGGTCATCGATTTCGCCCGTATCCGCAAGGTCGCCGACGCGGTCGGCGCTTGGTTCATGGTCGATATGGCGCATTTCGCCGGTCTCGTTGCCGCCGGGCTCTATCCGAGCCCGCTGCCGCATGCCCATGTTACCACCACCACCACCCACAAGACGCTGCGCGGCCCGCGCGGCGGCATGGTGCTGACCAACGATCCCGAGCTTGCCAAGAAGATCAATTCGGCGCTGTTTCCGGGGCTTCAGGGCGGACCCCTGATGCATGTCATCGCCGCCAAGGCGGTGGCGTTTGGTGAGGCGTTGACGCCGGCGTTTCGTGCTTATCAGGCACAGGTGTTGGAAAACGCCAAAATCCTCGCGGCGACATTGGTCGAACGCGGCCTCGCGATCGTCACCGGCGGGACCGACAGCCATTTGATGCTGGTCGATCTGCGCCCCAAAAGGGTCACCGGTAAGGCCGCGGAAGCCAGCCTCGAGCGCGCCGGCATCACCGCGAACAAGAATGCGATCCCCTTCGATCCGGAGAAGCCGGCGATCACCTCGGGCATCCGGCTCGGCACCCCGGCGGCGGCGACGCGCGGCTTCGGCGCGGCAGAGTTCCGCGCTGTCGGCGAAATGATCGGGGACGTGCTCGATGGCCTCGGCGCCAGCAACGATGGCCGCAATGACGCCGCCGAGGCCGCGGTTGCGGCGCGCGTGCGCGAACTTTGCCGGCGTTTTCCGATCTATACGGCGTTCGCGCCGACCCTGGACGCCGGACGCTGA
- the hemW gene encoding radical SAM family heme chaperone HemW, with protein MLALYIHWPFCRAKCPYCDFNSHVRERIDAGRFLAALRAELAHEAARLGRRRLASIFFGGGTPSLMPPEGVAALIADATRLFAPEDDLEITLEANPTSVEAENLAAFHDAGVNRLSLGVQSLDPAALAWLGRRHSAAEAIAALELGRRIFPRLSFDLIYARPDQSIPAWRGELRRALALAADHLSLYQLTIEPGTAFETAHARGDIILPDPEHAAALYHATAEEASRFGLFAYEVSNYARPGAESRHNLAYWRYGDYAGIGPGAHGRLFLGGERLAIRRHRAPEAWLAQVEREGHGSVEEAALTATEQAREMLLMGLRLDEGIDPTRFQHITGRPLVAAIDGETLRAAEEEGYLAWGETGRLRALPAGRLRLDALLASLLK; from the coding sequence ATGCTCGCGCTCTATATTCATTGGCCATTCTGCCGCGCCAAGTGCCCTTATTGCGATTTCAACAGCCATGTCCGCGAGCGGATCGACGCCGGGCGCTTCCTTGCCGCGCTCCGCGCCGAACTCGCGCATGAGGCGGCGCGGCTTGGCCGCCGGCGGCTGGCTTCGATTTTCTTCGGCGGCGGCACGCCGAGCCTCATGCCGCCCGAGGGTGTCGCCGCCCTGATCGCCGACGCAACCCGGCTTTTTGCGCCCGAAGACGATCTCGAAATCACCCTGGAAGCCAACCCGACCAGCGTGGAGGCGGAAAACCTCGCGGCCTTCCACGACGCCGGCGTAAACCGCCTCTCGCTCGGCGTGCAAAGCCTCGACCCCGCCGCTCTCGCCTGGCTCGGGCGCCGCCATTCAGCGGCCGAGGCGATCGCGGCGCTCGAACTCGGGCGACGGATTTTCCCCCGCCTTTCCTTCGATCTCATCTACGCCCGGCCCGACCAAAGCATTCCCGCCTGGCGCGGCGAATTACGGCGGGCGCTGGCTCTCGCCGCCGATCATCTCTCGCTCTATCAGCTCACCATCGAACCCGGCACGGCCTTCGAGACCGCCCACGCCCGCGGCGACATCATCCTCCCCGACCCAGAGCACGCCGCAGCACTCTATCACGCAACCGCCGAGGAAGCGTCGCGGTTCGGGCTCTTCGCCTATGAAGTCTCCAACTATGCCAGACCCGGCGCCGAAAGCCGCCACAATCTCGCCTATTGGCGCTATGGCGATTACGCGGGCATTGGCCCCGGCGCGCATGGCCGACTTTTCCTCGGGGGGGAGCGGCTGGCAATCCGTCGCCATCGCGCCCCGGAAGCCTGGCTCGCGCAGGTTGAACGCGAAGGCCACGGAAGCGTCGAGGAAGCGGCGCTCACGGCCACCGAACAGGCGCGCGAAATGCTGCTGATGGGGCTGCGGCTCGACGAAGGGATCGATCCCACACGCTTTCAGCACATAACCGGCCGGCCGCTGGTTGCGGCGATCGATGGCGAAACCCTCCGCGCGGCAGAAGAGGAGGGATATCTCGCCTGGGGCGAAACCGGGCGGCTCCGCGCCTTGCCCGCCGGCCGGCTTCGGCTCGACGCCCTGCTCGCCTCACTGCTCAAGTAG